A segment of the Yersinia rochesterensis genome:
TTTCACGAATGGTTGATGGCAAAGTATTTACCGCGCCAAGTGTTGACTGGCAGACCTTGACACAAGGTTTACCAGAAACCGCCGTCATTTCAGAAAATGATAATGCTATTGTGATGCAATATCAGGGCAAACCTTATATTCGACTCAATGGCGGTGATTGGGTACCTTATCCACAATAATAGAAAGTATTGACGTTATTTAATTCAGGGTGCATCTATTGCACCCTTTTTATTCAGATGTGCAAAAATAATTAATTTTATTTTCAGTTAAATCTTGCGGCATTAATTATCAATATGGTCTACGATATAATAATTCAAATAAATTAGCTCGAAATCAATTATTATGTAATCATTTATAAGCCAACTATCTAGTTTAATTAGGTTATAACTCAAAAATAAATGCTGCTATTCAGTTATAAAAAAACGCCGGATAACCGACGTTTTTTATTGATGTTATACGGCTGTATTCCTGCTTTAACTCGCTTTTCCCACTTCATCCTGATCAACAGCAAAGCAAGCTATCATTTGGTCGCCATACTGCTTCAGTTGGGGTTGCAACTGTGTACAAGGGCCAAACGCCCGGCGGCAACGCGCATTGAACGCGCAACCTGGCGGTGGGCTCATTGGGCTAGGCAATTCGCCAGTCAACTTAATACGCTCACGGCGCATATCCGGATTCAGCCGTGGTGTGGCAGATAATAATGCCTGTGTATAAGGGTGACGCGGATTATTGAAAATGGCCGCTTTACTGCCTTTTTCAACACAACGCCCCAAGTACATCACCATCACTTCATCGGCAATATGCTCAACGACTGATAAGTCGTGGGAGATAAAGACATACGATAAACCCAGCTCCTGCTGCAAATCCATCATCAGGTTCAATACCTGCGCCCGCACTGACACATCCAGCGCCGACACTGGCTCATCAGCAATCACCACATCAGGATTCAACATTAACCCGCGCGCAATGGCGATACGCTGGCGCTGACCGCCGGAGAACATATGTGGA
Coding sequences within it:
- the dppF gene encoding dipeptide ABC transporter ATP-binding subunit DppF codes for the protein MKNESPAAKPLLQAIDLKKYYPVKKGLFAPERLVKALDGVSFTLERGKTLAVVGESGCGKSTLGRLLTMIEIPTGGELYYQGQDLLKPDESAEKLRRQKIQIVFQNPYGSLNPRKKVGQILEEPLQINTKLNSKERREKTLAMMAKVGLKTEHYDRYPHMFSGGQRQRIAIARGLMLNPDVVIADEPVSALDVSVRAQVLNLMMDLQQELGLSYVFISHDLSVVEHIADEVMVMYLGRCVEKGSKAAIFNNPRHPYTQALLSATPRLNPDMRRERIKLTGELPSPMSPPPGCAFNARCRRAFGPCTQLQPQLKQYGDQMIACFAVDQDEVGKAS